A genome region from Streptomyces antimycoticus includes the following:
- a CDS encoding alpha/beta fold hydrolase, with protein sequence MTDPATSARHVRESNPVPDLPLHDLAGFTHCWVDADGVRLHAVEGGRPTGPAIVLLAGFPQTWWAWRKVMPSLADRFHVIAIDLPGQGHSERPEGSYDTHTVAAHVHAAVKALGVSTYWLVAHDIGAWVAFSLALTFESQLRGVALLDAGIPGITLPEAIPTDPDRAWKTWHFAFHLVPDLPETLLAGRERDYVGWFLKVKALSPDTFKDAELDHYAAAVAVDGGLRASLAYYRDAAESARKNHEALKRQHLTVPILGISSSHGSIPDMAASISPWADDATGVVVPDAGHFIPDEQPEAVAAAVADFILDGD encoded by the coding sequence GTGACTGACCCTGCGACCAGCGCTCGGCACGTCCGCGAAAGTAACCCTGTCCCCGATCTGCCCCTGCACGACCTGGCGGGATTCACTCACTGCTGGGTTGACGCCGACGGCGTCCGCCTTCATGCCGTCGAAGGCGGCCGGCCGACCGGCCCGGCCATCGTCCTGCTCGCCGGATTCCCGCAAACCTGGTGGGCATGGCGAAAAGTCATGCCCAGCCTCGCCGACCGGTTCCACGTCATCGCGATCGACCTGCCGGGTCAGGGCCACTCCGAGCGTCCGGAGGGCAGCTACGACACGCACACGGTCGCCGCGCACGTCCACGCCGCCGTGAAGGCTCTCGGAGTGTCGACTTACTGGCTGGTCGCCCACGACATCGGCGCCTGGGTCGCTTTCTCCCTCGCACTCACATTCGAAAGCCAACTGCGCGGGGTCGCTTTGCTCGACGCCGGAATTCCCGGCATCACCCTCCCCGAAGCGATTCCCACCGACCCGGATCGGGCTTGGAAAACCTGGCATTTCGCGTTCCACCTTGTGCCCGACCTGCCCGAGACGCTGCTTGCCGGCCGCGAACGGGACTACGTCGGCTGGTTCCTGAAAGTGAAAGCCCTCTCTCCCGACACATTCAAGGACGCCGAGCTCGACCACTACGCAGCGGCCGTCGCCGTCGACGGTGGCCTCCGCGCTTCCCTCGCCTACTACCGGGACGCCGCCGAGTCGGCGCGCAAGAACCACGAGGCGCTCAAGCGCCAGCACCTGACCGTGCCCATCCTCGGAATCTCCAGCAGCCACGGCTCCATCCCGGACATGGCGGCCTCCATCAGCCCATGGGCCGACGACGCCACCGGAGTCGTCGTGCCCGACGCTGGACACTTCATCCCCGATGAGCAGCCCGAAGCCGTCGCTGCCGCTGTAGCCGATTTCATCCTCGACGGAGACTGA
- a CDS encoding TetR/AcrR family transcriptional regulator yields the protein MAGKKQFDMDTAIDAAMIQFWRAGYADTSVDDLSRATGLNRSSIYSSLGDKDTLFLRCLDRYAARYGDKYDAALSCAASEPLTAVRAFFDVTLARIADPELPDGCLVAQSAMAIPVLSQSVAARAKEALGFQRLRLRAALKAGRLTDQDADAFAEHVAAVNQSLAVMSRAGSSPAQLLAIVGVTVDALSQASRTRK from the coding sequence GTGGCAGGCAAGAAGCAATTCGACATGGACACGGCAATTGACGCCGCGATGATCCAGTTCTGGCGCGCGGGCTACGCCGACACCTCAGTGGACGATCTGTCCCGGGCAACCGGCCTGAACCGCAGCTCCATCTACTCCTCGCTCGGCGACAAGGACACGCTCTTCCTGCGCTGCTTGGATCGCTATGCCGCGCGCTATGGCGACAAGTACGACGCCGCCCTGTCGTGTGCGGCCTCGGAGCCTCTTACGGCCGTTCGTGCGTTCTTCGACGTCACCCTCGCGCGCATCGCCGATCCCGAACTGCCGGACGGATGCCTGGTCGCCCAGTCGGCCATGGCCATTCCGGTGCTGAGCCAGAGCGTCGCGGCTCGCGCGAAGGAGGCACTGGGCTTCCAGCGCTTGCGTCTACGCGCCGCACTGAAGGCAGGCCGATTGACCGACCAGGACGCCGATGCCTTCGCCGAACACGTGGCCGCCGTGAACCAGTCTCTCGCCGTCATGAGCAGAGCTGGGTCGAGCCCGGCGCAGCTCCTGGCCATCGTGGGGGTAACCGTCGACGCGCTCTCCCAGGCGTCTCGCACGCGCAAGTAG